A DNA window from Actinokineospora baliensis contains the following coding sequences:
- a CDS encoding STAS domain-containing protein translates to MSTSDLLTAEFADREDAVLLHVRGEIDMGTAPVLREHLEAAVAKGEIDTPVLLDLTKVGFLASAGLALLVEYHTRCRDAARPLRILTDGGAVLRAIQVSSLDNVLEVHRSVADALAAG, encoded by the coding sequence ATGAGTACGTCGGACCTGCTGACCGCCGAGTTCGCCGACCGCGAGGACGCCGTGCTGCTGCACGTCCGCGGCGAGATCGACATGGGCACCGCGCCGGTGCTGCGCGAGCACCTGGAAGCCGCGGTCGCCAAGGGCGAGATCGACACCCCGGTCCTGCTCGACCTGACCAAGGTCGGGTTCCTCGCCTCCGCGGGACTGGCCCTGCTGGTCGAGTACCACACCCGCTGCCGCGACGCGGCACGCCCACTGCGGATCCTCACCGACGGCGGCGCCGTGCTGCGCGCGATCCAGGTCAGCTCGCTGGACAACGTGCTCGAGGTGCACAGGTCGGTCGCCGACGCCCTCGCCGCGGGCTGA
- a CDS encoding ATP-binding protein — protein MSQPSGAPAADVELRLRADLANLPIVRAVAAAVAMAADFTVDEIADLRLAVDEVCSQLIVLATPGADLDCRFTREPDGVSFGASTRSHTGTAPATDTFGWHVLRTLADSVETGLGEGVRPPVHITVRKARGR, from the coding sequence GTGAGCCAACCCAGCGGGGCCCCGGCGGCCGATGTCGAACTGCGGCTGCGCGCGGACCTGGCGAACCTGCCGATCGTGCGCGCGGTGGCCGCGGCGGTGGCGATGGCGGCGGACTTCACCGTCGACGAGATCGCCGACCTGCGGCTGGCGGTGGACGAGGTGTGCTCGCAGCTGATCGTGCTGGCCACGCCGGGGGCGGACCTGGACTGCCGGTTCACCCGGGAACCCGACGGGGTGTCCTTCGGCGCGAGCACCCGGTCGCACACGGGCACGGCCCCGGCCACCGACACCTTCGGCTGGCACGTGCTGCGCACGTTGGCGGACTCGGTGGAGACCGGGCTCGGCGAGGGCGTGCGGCCCCCGGTGCACATCACCGTCCGCAAGGCGCGCGGGCGCTGA
- a CDS encoding metallophosphoesterase family protein — protein sequence MDRVGTLLAISDLHISYAENREIVRDLHPESADDWLIVAGDVAEQVADVEWALELLAGRFAKVVWTPGNHELWTMPADAVQARGVERYQAFVDTCRRIGVLSPEDEYPLWEGADGPVRVAPLFLGYDYTFRPEGAATKDEALKIAHASGVVCTDEYYLHPDPYPSRDDWCRARVAETEARLAAAADPAAPFVLVNHYPLVREPTRVLRYPEFAQWCGTELTADWHTRFPTAVMVYGHLHIPRITHYDGVRFQEVSLGYPREWRRHGHPHGLLRKVLTAHERV from the coding sequence ATCGACCGCGTGGGCACCCTCCTGGCGATCAGCGACCTGCACATCTCCTACGCGGAGAACCGCGAGATCGTGCGCGACCTGCACCCCGAGTCCGCCGACGACTGGCTGATCGTCGCGGGCGACGTGGCCGAGCAGGTCGCCGACGTCGAGTGGGCGCTGGAGCTGCTCGCGGGCCGGTTCGCGAAGGTCGTCTGGACGCCGGGCAACCACGAGCTGTGGACGATGCCCGCCGACGCGGTGCAGGCCAGGGGCGTGGAGCGGTACCAGGCGTTCGTGGACACGTGCCGCCGGATCGGCGTGCTCAGCCCGGAGGACGAGTACCCACTGTGGGAGGGCGCGGACGGCCCGGTGCGGGTGGCGCCGCTGTTCCTCGGCTACGACTACACGTTCCGGCCGGAGGGCGCCGCGACCAAGGACGAGGCGCTCAAGATCGCGCACGCCAGCGGCGTCGTGTGCACCGACGAGTACTACCTGCACCCCGACCCGTACCCCAGCCGCGACGACTGGTGCCGGGCGCGGGTCGCCGAGACCGAGGCCCGGCTGGCCGCCGCAGCGGACCCGGCGGCACCGTTCGTGCTGGTCAACCACTACCCGCTGGTGCGCGAACCGACCAGGGTGCTGCGCTACCCCGAGTTCGCCCAGTGGTGCGGCACCGAGCTGACCGCGGACTGGCACACCCGCTTCCCGACGGCGGTGATGGTCTACGGCCACCTGCACATCCCGCGGATCACGCACTACGACGGGGTGCGCTTCCAGGAGGTGTCGCTGGGCTATCCGCGCGAGTGGCGCAGGCACGGGCACCCGCACGGGTTGCTCCGAAAGGTCCTGACCGCGCACGAGCGCGTCTAG
- a CDS encoding DEAD/DEAH box helicase encodes MTLTARLPASPDPDTLFDAFASWAADQGLALYPAQEEALMEIVSGANVILSTPTGSGKSLVATGAHFTAMAHGKRTFYTAPIKALVSEKFFALCDTFGAENVGMMTGDSSVNGGAPIICCTAEILANIALRDGADADVGQVVMDEFHFYAEPDRGWAWQIPLIELPKAQFVLMSATLGDVTRFKDDLTRRTGRDTAVVTSAQRPVPLLYTFGMTPLTEALEELLSTNQAPVYVVHFTQAAALERAQALMSINVCTREEKDRIAALIGDFRFSSGFGKTLSRLVRHGIGVHHAGMLPKYRRLVERLAQAGLMKIVCGTDTLGVGINVPIRTVVFTALSKYDGVRTRILKAREFHQIAGRAGRAGYDTLGTVLVQAPEHVIENEKSLAKLGDDPKKRRKFVRKKPPEGMVSWGQPTFERLRDAEPEPLTSSFQVSHSMLLNVIGRPGDAFAAMRHLLEDNHEDRPAQRRHIRRAIAIYRGLLESGVVEKLDEPDEQGRRVRLTVDLQFDFALNQPLSPFALAAVELLDRESPSYPLDLLSIVESTLDDPRQVLSAQAHKARGEAVQAMKAEGIEYDQRMELLEAVTHPKPLAELLGPMFETYRRGHPWVGDHQLSPKSVVRDMYERAMTFTEYVSFYALARSEGLVLRYLADAFRAVRQTVPDEAKTEEVSDLIEWLGEVVRQVDSSLIDEWEKLTNPTDGEEEPVDKAPPAVTTNPRAFRVLVRNALFQRVQLAARRDYTALGALDSDSGWDAEAWADALEPYFDLHSRIGVGPDARGPALLIIEQEPERWLVRQIFEDPAADHDWGFTAEIDLTASDEAGTAVVHITAVGEL; translated from the coding sequence ATGACGCTCACCGCGCGGCTGCCCGCCTCCCCCGACCCGGACACCCTGTTCGACGCGTTCGCCTCCTGGGCGGCCGACCAGGGCCTGGCCCTGTACCCGGCCCAGGAGGAGGCGTTGATGGAGATCGTGTCCGGCGCCAACGTCATCCTCAGCACGCCGACCGGTTCGGGCAAGAGCCTGGTGGCGACGGGCGCGCACTTCACCGCCATGGCCCACGGCAAGCGCACCTTCTACACCGCGCCGATCAAGGCGCTGGTGTCGGAGAAGTTCTTCGCGCTGTGCGACACCTTCGGCGCCGAGAACGTCGGCATGATGACCGGCGACTCCAGCGTCAACGGCGGCGCGCCGATCATCTGCTGCACCGCGGAGATCCTGGCCAACATCGCGCTGCGCGACGGCGCGGACGCCGACGTCGGCCAGGTCGTGATGGACGAGTTCCACTTCTACGCCGAGCCCGACCGCGGCTGGGCGTGGCAGATCCCGCTGATCGAACTGCCCAAGGCGCAGTTCGTGCTGATGTCGGCGACCCTGGGCGACGTCACCCGGTTCAAGGACGACCTGACCAGGCGCACCGGCCGCGACACCGCGGTGGTCACCTCGGCGCAGCGGCCCGTCCCGCTGCTCTACACCTTCGGCATGACCCCGTTGACCGAGGCGCTGGAGGAGTTGCTCAGCACCAACCAGGCACCGGTGTACGTCGTGCACTTCACCCAGGCCGCGGCCCTGGAGCGGGCGCAGGCGCTGATGAGCATCAACGTGTGCACCCGCGAGGAGAAGGACCGGATCGCGGCGCTGATCGGCGACTTCCGGTTCTCCTCCGGGTTCGGCAAGACGCTCTCGCGGCTGGTGCGCCACGGCATAGGCGTGCACCACGCGGGCATGCTGCCCAAGTACCGCCGGTTGGTGGAGCGGCTGGCGCAAGCGGGCCTGATGAAGATCGTCTGCGGCACCGACACGCTGGGCGTGGGGATCAACGTGCCGATCCGCACGGTCGTGTTCACGGCGCTGTCGAAGTACGACGGGGTGCGCACCCGGATCCTCAAGGCGCGCGAGTTCCACCAGATCGCGGGCCGGGCGGGCCGCGCGGGCTACGACACGCTGGGCACGGTGCTGGTGCAGGCGCCGGAGCACGTGATCGAGAACGAGAAGTCGCTGGCGAAGCTGGGCGACGACCCGAAGAAGCGGCGCAAGTTCGTCCGCAAGAAGCCGCCGGAGGGGATGGTGTCGTGGGGGCAGCCGACCTTCGAGCGGCTGCGCGACGCCGAGCCGGAGCCGCTGACCTCCAGCTTCCAGGTCAGCCACTCGATGCTGCTCAACGTGATCGGCCGCCCCGGTGACGCGTTCGCCGCGATGCGCCACCTGCTGGAGGACAACCACGAGGACCGGCCAGCGCAGCGCCGCCACATCCGCCGGGCGATCGCGATCTACCGCGGCCTGCTCGAGTCGGGCGTGGTGGAGAAGCTCGACGAGCCCGACGAGCAGGGCCGCCGGGTGCGCCTGACCGTCGACCTGCAGTTCGACTTCGCGCTCAACCAGCCGCTGTCGCCGTTCGCGCTGGCCGCCGTCGAACTGCTCGACCGGGAGTCGCCGTCCTACCCGCTGGACCTGCTGTCCATCGTCGAGTCCACTTTGGACGACCCGAGGCAGGTGCTCTCGGCGCAGGCGCACAAGGCGCGCGGCGAGGCGGTGCAGGCGATGAAGGCCGAGGGCATCGAGTACGACCAGCGGATGGAGCTGCTGGAGGCGGTCACCCACCCGAAGCCGCTGGCGGAGCTGCTCGGCCCGATGTTCGAGACCTACCGCCGCGGCCACCCGTGGGTCGGCGACCACCAGCTGTCGCCGAAGTCGGTCGTGCGCGACATGTACGAGCGGGCGATGACCTTCACCGAGTACGTGTCGTTCTACGCGTTGGCCCGCTCGGAGGGCTTGGTGCTGCGCTACCTCGCCGACGCTTTCCGCGCGGTCCGCCAGACCGTGCCGGACGAGGCCAAGACCGAAGAGGTGTCGGACCTGATCGAGTGGCTCGGCGAGGTCGTGCGCCAGGTCGACTCCAGCCTGATCGACGAGTGGGAGAAGCTCACCAACCCCACCGACGGCGAGGAGGAACCGGTCGACAAGGCGCCGCCCGCGGTCACCACGAACCCGCGCGCGTTCCGGGTGCTCGTGCGCAACGCCCTGTTCCAGCGCGTCCAACTGGCCGCCCGCCGCGACTACACCGCCCTCGGCGCCCTGGACTCCGACAGCGGCTGGGACGCCGAAGCCTGGGCCGACGCCCTGGAGCCGTACTTCGACCTGCACAGCCGGATCGGCGTCGGCCCGGACGCCAGGGGCCCGGCGCTGCTGATCATCGAACAGGAACCGGAGCGCTGGCTGGTCCGCCAGATCTTCGAAGACCCCGCCGCCGACCACGACTGGGGCTTCACCGCCGAGATCGACCTCACCGCCTCCGACGAAGCGGGCACAGCGGTCGTCCACATCACCGCGGTCGGCGAGCTGTAG
- a CDS encoding NUDIX domain-containing protein, which yields MTRGDGDRVVLCGLGHEHWGHYGAAGLLPVADGYVLLQQRGAGTSGSGTWGMFGGARDSHEDTVTAALREAGEESTLDPELVDPFGVVVEDHGGWTYETVIAWADERFAVEPVSAETAGAAWVPVDAVTDLELFAPFAANWTRLRECLEPPVLVVDCANVMGSRPDGWWRDRAGAAARLRDRLAAADGFPGLPPFDVAYPEIVLVVEGQARRTAAVPGVEVVSAQHNGDDKIVEVARENPGCVVVTADRELRARCVAVGAQYIGPGWLQDLLPD from the coding sequence ATGACCAGGGGCGATGGGGACCGGGTGGTCCTGTGCGGGCTCGGGCACGAGCACTGGGGGCACTACGGCGCGGCGGGGTTGTTGCCGGTGGCCGACGGGTACGTGCTGTTGCAGCAGCGGGGTGCGGGGACCAGCGGGAGCGGGACCTGGGGGATGTTCGGCGGTGCTCGCGACAGCCACGAGGACACGGTGACCGCGGCGCTGCGCGAGGCGGGCGAGGAGAGCACGCTCGACCCGGAGCTCGTCGACCCGTTCGGGGTGGTGGTCGAGGACCACGGCGGGTGGACGTACGAGACGGTGATCGCGTGGGCCGATGAGCGGTTCGCGGTGGAGCCGGTGTCCGCGGAGACGGCGGGGGCGGCCTGGGTGCCGGTGGACGCGGTCACCGACCTGGAGCTGTTCGCGCCGTTCGCGGCCAACTGGACGCGGCTGCGGGAGTGCCTGGAACCACCGGTGCTGGTGGTGGACTGCGCCAACGTGATGGGGTCGCGGCCGGACGGCTGGTGGCGGGACCGGGCGGGGGCGGCCGCGCGGCTGCGGGACCGGTTGGCGGCCGCGGACGGTTTCCCCGGGTTGCCGCCGTTCGACGTCGCCTACCCGGAGATCGTGCTGGTGGTCGAGGGGCAGGCGAGGCGGACCGCGGCGGTGCCGGGGGTGGAGGTCGTCTCGGCGCAGCACAACGGGGACGACAAGATCGTCGAGGTCGCGCGGGAGAACCCGGGGTGCGTGGTGGTCACCGCGGACCGGGAGCTGCGGGCGCGGTGCGTGGCCGTCGGCGCCCAGTACATCGGGCCGGGGTGGCTGCAGGACCTGTTGCCGGACTGA
- the ku gene encoding non-homologous end joining protein Ku, which translates to MARPIWHGAINFGLVTVPVDLYSATDDHTISFRQFERGTTDRIRYKRVNERTGEEVAFADIVKGAEVGAGEYVIVEPEELDQIAPGRSRTLDISAFVDLEEIDPIHFQKTYWLAPSKEEYTKAYGLLLQAMRKTNRAGIATFVMRGKEYLTAVRAGDDDLLVLTTLLFAEDLRDPAKELKALPEITPARGKELDMAISLVDSMTEQWNPEDYHDTYTRRVEQLIEDKKEGREVVAGDEPSTPTKVVDLFEALSKSVEGRKKRRAPEADLDSLSKADLDKLARELDIKGRSKMTREELEKAVTAASSSKAS; encoded by the coding sequence GTGGCGCGACCGATTTGGCACGGGGCGATCAACTTCGGGCTGGTGACGGTGCCGGTCGACCTCTACTCGGCCACCGACGACCACACGATCAGCTTCCGGCAGTTCGAGCGGGGCACCACCGACCGGATCCGCTACAAGCGGGTCAACGAGCGCACCGGCGAGGAGGTCGCCTTCGCCGACATCGTCAAGGGCGCCGAGGTCGGGGCGGGGGAGTACGTGATCGTCGAGCCGGAGGAACTCGACCAGATCGCCCCCGGCCGCTCCCGCACCCTCGACATCTCCGCGTTCGTCGACCTGGAGGAGATCGACCCGATCCACTTCCAGAAGACCTACTGGCTGGCGCCGTCGAAGGAGGAGTACACCAAGGCCTACGGGCTGCTCCTGCAGGCCATGCGCAAGACCAACCGCGCGGGCATCGCCACCTTCGTCATGCGGGGCAAGGAATACCTGACCGCCGTCCGCGCGGGCGACGACGACCTGCTCGTGCTCACGACCCTGCTGTTCGCCGAAGACCTGCGCGACCCGGCCAAGGAGCTCAAGGCCCTCCCCGAGATCACCCCCGCCCGCGGCAAGGAACTCGACATGGCCATCAGCCTGGTCGACTCGATGACCGAGCAGTGGAACCCCGAGGACTACCACGACACCTACACCCGGCGCGTGGAGCAGCTCATCGAGGACAAGAAGGAGGGCCGCGAAGTCGTCGCGGGCGATGAGCCCAGCACCCCCACCAAGGTGGTCGACCTGTTCGAGGCCCTCAGCAAGAGCGTCGAGGGCCGCAAGAAGCGCCGGGCACCCGAGGCGGACCTGGACTCCCTCAGCAAGGCGGACCTGGACAAGCTCGCCAGGGAACTGGACATCAAGGGCCGCTCCAAGATGACCCGCGAGGAACTGGAGAAGGCCGTCACCGCGGCCTCCAGTTCCAAGGCCTCCTGA
- a CDS encoding SigB/SigF/SigG family RNA polymerase sigma factor, with the protein MSAETPTGSTHEYSHLAPLFTELGELPEGDDRREAVRDKLVTGHLALAEHIAMRFAHRGVARDDLTQVATVGLIHAVDRFDPTRGIDFLSFAVPTIMGEVRRYFRDTAWSVRVPRRLKELHLTITAAGNELSQRLGRAPTPSEIATHLGMSREEVYEGLEAGQVYQSVSLDEALSSGDPDSDPLADTLGEDDAALLGIEDHESLRPLIERLPERERRILMLRFFRNMTQTQIAEKIGVSQMHVSRLLTRTLETLRAGLVTDER; encoded by the coding sequence GTGAGCGCGGAGACCCCCACCGGTTCCACGCACGAGTACAGCCACCTGGCGCCGCTGTTCACCGAGCTCGGCGAGCTGCCCGAGGGCGACGACCGGCGCGAAGCGGTGCGCGACAAGCTGGTCACCGGGCACCTGGCGCTCGCGGAGCACATCGCGATGCGCTTCGCCCACCGCGGCGTCGCCCGCGACGACCTGACCCAGGTGGCCACCGTCGGGCTGATCCATGCGGTCGACCGGTTCGACCCCACCAGGGGCATCGACTTCCTGTCCTTCGCGGTGCCGACCATCATGGGCGAGGTCCGCCGCTACTTCCGCGACACCGCGTGGTCGGTCCGGGTGCCGCGCAGGCTCAAGGAACTGCACCTGACCATCACCGCGGCGGGCAACGAGCTGTCCCAGCGCCTGGGCCGGGCGCCGACGCCCAGCGAGATCGCCACCCACCTGGGGATGAGCCGCGAAGAGGTGTACGAAGGCCTGGAGGCGGGGCAGGTCTACCAGTCGGTGTCGCTCGACGAGGCGCTGTCCTCCGGCGACCCCGACTCCGACCCGCTCGCCGACACCCTCGGCGAGGACGACGCCGCGCTGCTGGGCATCGAGGACCACGAGTCGCTGCGCCCGCTGATCGAGCGGCTGCCCGAGCGGGAGCGGCGGATCCTGATGCTGCGCTTCTTCCGGAACATGACCCAGACCCAGATCGCGGAGAAGATCGGCGTCTCGCAGATGCACGTGTCCCGGCTGCTGACCCGCACGCTGGAGACGCTGCGTGCGGGCTTGGTCACCGACGAGCGCTGA
- a CDS encoding ANTAR domain-containing protein — protein sequence MSPDPGSRVAQLQSELDGLRRALRTRATIEQAMGVLVVLRRCSPKEAFDALVRLSQQYNTKLHRVAHLVVGMFAEPSVEPMDSYLRRNIGVDDPEDDAGEPDRFDAELLAAARALAEAGDGQVELERAVRDLHRVLVERGWVPPYDVLGPIADGSRA from the coding sequence GTGAGCCCGGACCCGGGTTCGCGGGTGGCCCAGCTGCAGTCCGAGTTGGACGGTCTGCGGCGCGCGCTGCGCACCAGGGCCACCATCGAGCAGGCCATGGGCGTGCTGGTGGTGCTGCGGCGGTGCTCGCCCAAGGAGGCGTTCGACGCCCTGGTGCGGCTTTCCCAGCAGTACAACACCAAGCTGCACCGGGTGGCGCACCTGGTGGTGGGGATGTTCGCCGAGCCGTCGGTCGAACCGATGGACAGCTACCTGCGCCGCAACATCGGTGTGGACGACCCGGAGGACGACGCGGGTGAGCCCGACCGGTTCGACGCCGAGTTGCTGGCCGCGGCCCGCGCGTTGGCCGAGGCGGGCGACGGGCAGGTCGAACTGGAGCGGGCGGTGCGCGACCTGCACCGGGTGCTGGTGGAACGCGGCTGGGTGCCGCCCTACGACGTGCTGGGGCCGATCGCCGACGGGTCGCGCGCGTAG